DNA from Arthrobacter sp. FW305-BF8:
GGCGTTGAAGCGGTGCGTGCCCAGCTGCCGGTTCGCGAAGGTCAGCGGCGAATCGACGGCGATGAGCTTTTCGTCGTGCTGGGGCTCCTGGTCGACCACCTCGCGGTGGCGCAGCTGCTGGGCGGCGAAGAAGGCCGCGCCCAGGTACAGGGCCAGCACGGACGCCGAGACGATGGCGGTGGCGATGTTCCAGCTCAAAAGGCTGAGCACAATGCCTGCCACCGCCAGCAGTCCGGCGCCCACAGCAAACTCCTCCAGCACCCAGGACCGGATCCGTCGCTGGGTCCAACCCATGGCGCGCAGGGTGCCGGCTTCGCTGCGGCGCAGCCGCACGTAGCTGACCGTCGAGGCGCCAGTCAGCAGCGCGGCACCGCAGAGCGTGAGGAACAGCAGCGTCAGGTTCGTCGTCGTCAGCGAGCCGGCCACGGCGTCGGCCGCGTTCTGCCTGACCCAAGACTGCTGGACGGTTCCCAGGGCGGACTCCTTGCCGGCGTCGTCCTTGGAGTAGCCGGGAACGAAGATATTGGCGTCCTCGCGGGCAGAACCGGCCACAACGGTGGCTTCAAGACCCATGTCCCGGATTTCGGTGGCGAGCTTGTCCACCTCGGGCTGGACCTGCTTCCAGCTGCCGGCGGCGCTGGCCCGCACGCGGACGGCGTCGATGACGGAGGCGTTCTTCTCGTAGCCGCGGGCAGCAGCCAGGCCGTAATAGTCGGTGATAGCGCCGGCTGACTGGCTGACGAGTCCGGTGGCGCTCAGGGAAGGCTTGAGCGCGGTGTCCGTAACGTCCTTGCCCTGCGCGTCCTTGGTCAGCGTCATAGGCGTGGGATCGTAGCCGCCGAGCGGAAGCCGGTTGACGTCCCCGGCCGCTTCCTGGACGGCGGCGGGATCGAAGGTGCCGTAGACCATGGCGAGCGGGGTGGCCAGCTTCTTGCCCGTTTCCAGGTTCTCCCGGTAAGAACGCTCGTCCACGGGATTGCGCTGTGTCTGGTCCACAGCCTCGCCGTTGGCGCTCTTCTCCGGCAGGCGATTCACGGTGACCCACTCGCCCGGGGTGGCGGTCTTGTCCTCGGCACCGTTGCCTGCGGTGGAGCCGTCCGTGTATTTGGGGGCGGAGGCGAAGTTGGTGCTCCAGGTGGCAGGGCTGTAGAGGCCGCGGCTGAAGTTGGCCGAGTTGCCGAGCAGCTTGGAGTAGTCCGTGGACCCGGGCCAGGACAGGGCGAAAGGCGACTTGGAGACGAACGGCAGGTAGTCCTTGTCCAGGGAGCGCTCAGCGGTGCCTACCTCCTTGACCACGTTTCCGGAATCGTCGATCTCCTCGATTTTCACGGAGTACTTCAGGTCGACCGACGTGCCGGAACGGACGATCAGCGGGATGGCCTGGGAATCCTCGGTGAGCTGCCCGTTGCGCTTGGCCTGCTGGTACTGGGTCATGATGGGCGCCCAGTACTTGAGCTTGACGCCAAGGAAGTCAGGGCCTTCCTCGAGTTCCTTCATGCCGATGCCCGTGGTGAAGAGGCTCTCCAGGTGCTGGCCCACCGCCTCGGCGCTGCGGGCGTCGGCCGGCGGTGCCTTCTCCAGCGGCGCCAGG
Protein-coding regions in this window:
- a CDS encoding ABC transporter permease — its product is MNAVQRFIRSKVLLLTAAILIFAMCLSVLVQTQSQAALNRTVDQNSRGLYDILVQAKAGSDGSLMQPEIATGQGGISFNQLQKIRDLSGTSVAAPISLVSRVTQNLETPRLEAMDYLGFNAGLVGTATAGQPGGTDPSKWPEAQSVLSDTPKKYRLTASATSSDGSSQHTLFKSTAEGALGKGKLVEQQVEGGNSIQIAGPEGETGIKFPAPAGGSEHNLFNLTVALPMAPEVTESVVAVDPVSERALLGTSGDFLAPLEKAPPADARSAEAVGQHLESLFTTGIGMKELEEGPDFLGVKLKYWAPIMTQYQQAKRNGQLTEDSQAIPLIVRSGTSVDLKYSVKIEEIDDSGNVVKEVGTAERSLDKDYLPFVSKSPFALSWPGSTDYSKLLGNSANFSRGLYSPATWSTNFASAPKYTDGSTAGNGAEDKTATPGEWVTVNRLPEKSANGEAVDQTQRNPVDERSYRENLETGKKLATPLAMVYGTFDPAAVQEAAGDVNRLPLGGYDPTPMTLTKDAQGKDVTDTALKPSLSATGLVSQSAGAITDYYGLAAARGYEKNASVIDAVRVRASAAGSWKQVQPEVDKLATEIRDMGLEATVVAGSAREDANIFVPGYSKDDAGKESALGTVQQSWVRQNAADAVAGSLTTTNLTLLFLTLCGAALLTGASTVSYVRLRRSEAGTLRAMGWTQRRIRSWVLEEFAVGAGLLAVAGIVLSLLSWNIATAIVSASVLALYLGAAFFAAQQLRHREVVDQEPQHDEKLIAVDSPLTFANRQLGTHRFNAISLAVAVGVFGSAVGGLIALLIDIPRAAGASALSGLAAASVALPSIILGLSGVAVGLLLTLVTGRFELKAKRRYLGTLQAMGWNPDMLGQVRFFENALVGAVAVPLGILGALGIGLVLAPYAALWAAVAGLVAVLCWIPIATKVVK